The nucleotide sequence ACTTTTCATGCTCTGaggtgtcccctccctgctgtggctgctgttcctgcagagATTTAGCTGGGACAAAGGAGGAAGGAGCTAACAGGGCTGTGCAGGAGAGTGTCCACAGAACCAGGGCCGTGAGATCGCCACAAAACCCAAGAATGTCTAAAATCCGCCAGATTTTTACATCCAGCTCTGTGAGCCAGAAAGGTTTATCCAGGACAACCTTTCCACCCTTCTGGGACACTTTTCGTGCTCTGAGGTGTCCCCTCTGCTGTGTCTGCAGGGACATCGCGTCCAACCGCCGGGAGCTGGTGCAGCTGCGCATCACCCACGTGCTGAACGCCTCGCACTGCCGCTGGCGCGGCGGCGCCGACTACTACGAGGGCACGGGCATCCGCTACCTGGGCATCGAGGCCCACGACTCCCCCTCCTTCGACATGAGCCCCTACTTCTACCCCGCCGCTGACTTCATCCACCAGGCCCTCAACGAAGGTCCCCGGGCAAGGGtctgggaggagagggagaagggaaggggggAGCTGGGGTGGTGGTCTGGTGGTGGTTGTTGTTAAGGATCCTGGGAAACAAAGGTGTCCCCTCATGGGATTGCCTCAATGGATGGGATTGCCATGGATGGGATAATGTCAATGGTGTCCTCTCATGGGAGGACCTCAGTGGTGTCACCTGGACAGAATTACCCCAATGGTGTCCCCTGGATGGGATCACTTTGATGGTGTCTCCTCATGGGATCACCCCAGTGCTGTCTTCTCATTGGATAATCCCAGTGGTGTCTCCTCATGGGATAATCCCAATGGTGTCCCCTTATGGGATCACCCCAATGGTGTCTCCTTGTGGGATCACCCCAATGACATCTTCTTCATGGGATAATCCCAATGATGTCTCCTCATGGGATCACCTGAATGGTGCCCCCTCATGTGATAATCCCAATGGTGTCCCCTCATGGGATAATCCCAATGGTATCTCCTTGTGGGATAATCCCACTGATGACTCCTCATGGGATCACCCTGATGGTGTCCCCTGCATGGGATAATTCCAATGGAGTCCCCTCATGGGATGATCCCAATGGTGTCCCCTGCATGGGATAATCCCACTGATGACTCCTCATGGGATGACCCCAATGGTGTGTCCTCATGGGATGATCCCAGTGGTGTCCCCTCATGGGATAATCCCACTGATGACTCCTCATGGGATAATTCCAATGGAGTCCCCTCATGGGATCACCCCAGTGCTGTCCCCCCATGGGATCACCCCAGTGCTGTCCCCTCATGGGCTGACCCCAGTGCTGTCCCCTGCATGGCATCAGCTCCTCCCCGGAGGGACCAGGCTGCCTGAGGGCCCTGTCCCCTCAGCTCACAGCCCCAGCCCGTGTCccgagctgctgctggcctgcTCTGTCCATTTTGGGCTACCAGGAGACACTGACGCCCTTTGCCACGAGGGTGACCTCGGTTCCTCACAGCCCTCAccccctgccagctgcagcccaccCGCCGCGGTGCTCCAGGGCACAGCCGGGTGCTCAGTCGGTTTTGGGGCTGAAAATGTGGGAttttcctggctctgctgtgacGCAGCCGCCGTGTCCCCCCAGGGAGGATCCTCGTGCACTGTGCCGTCGGGGTCAGCAGGTCGGCCACCCTGGTCCTCGCCTACCTCATGATCCGCCACCACATGCCCCTGGTGGAAGCCATAAAGACGGTCAAGGACCACCGCGGGATCATCCCCAACCGCGGCTTCCTGCGCCAGCTGGTGGCCCTGGACAACGCCCTGCGGCTCAAGAGGAGCTCCTGAGGAGCCGGAGCCATGTGAGCTCTGCCCGCGGCTCACCCGCAGCCCCCCAGCTCGGGGGTCCAGCCCAGACCCTGCACCTGCAGTTCTGCACCCAGAACTGGCCATGGCCTCCTTCCCAGCCCGCTCGCTCCCCGGCGCCTCCGCAGGGACTCGGCTGCTCCACGCCGTGCTGGAACCTCCAAGGCTCTGTTGTCCCCGCTGGCATTTGTGTCCCTCGCTGCCAGGACAGCGCTGTGTGTCCCGTGTCGTGCGTGCCGTGTGTCCGTGGTGATGTCAGGTGTGGTGTGTGGGCCCAGGCCAGCTCCCGCCGCGGTGTTCGGGTGTTCCCCGCGCCTCGTGCCGCCCTGTGGAAATAAAGGCAGCGCTAAGGAAGAGCCTGGATGTGCCTCGTGTGCCCGGGGACAGCCCAGGCTGGTACCTGGCacagactggggacagggagtcACCCCAGTGCTGGGGCAAGAGGGACCCGAGTGCCCCAAAGCCTCAGCCCAGGGATCAAACCTGAGATCCTGCCCAAATCTGAGATTCTGCCCAACCCTGAGGCCCTGCTCAGTGCCCAACCCTGAGATCCTGCCCAAATCTGAGATCCTGCCCAACCCTGAGGCCCTGCTCAGTGCCCAACCCTGAGATCCTGCTCAGTGCCCAGACCTGAGTCCCTGCCCAAACCTGAGATCCTGCCCAAACCTGAGATCCTGCTCAGTGCCCAAACCTGAGATCCTGCTCAGTGCCCAAAATTGAGATCCTGCCCAACCCTGAGCCCCTGCCCAACCCTGAGCCCCTGCCCAAACCTGAGCCCCTGCCCAACCCTGAGCCCCTGCTCAGTGCCCAAACCTGAGCCCCTGCCCAACCCTGAGATCCTGCACAGTGCCCAAACCTGAGCCCCTGCCCAAACCTAAGATCCCGCTCAGTACCCAAATCTGAGCCCCTGCCCAAATCTGAGATCCCACTCAAACCTGAGCCCCTGCTCAGTGCCCAAACCTGAGCCCCTGCCCAAACCTGAGATCCTGCCCAAATCTGAGATCCTACCCAAATCTGAGATCCTACCCAAATCTGGGCCACTGCTCAGTGCCCAAACCTGAGATCCTGCCCAACCCTGAGCCCCTCACCAAACCTGAGATCCCACTCAAACCTGAGATCCCACTCAAAGCTGAGATCCCACTAAGTGCCCAAATCTGAGATACCACCCAGATCTGAGCCCCTGCTCAGTGCCCAAACCTCAGATCCCGCTTAGGGCCTGGCCTGGGGTTCCCCACTCAGGACTAAGGGGGGCTTCTggtggggagcagagcagggctggcagtgcctgtgTCACCCgtcagggctggcagtgcctgtgTCACCCGTCAGGGCTGGCAGTCCCAGTGTCACCCgtcagggctggcagtgcctgtgTCACCCATCAGGGCTGGcagtccctgtgtcacccagcTGAGCCCAGGTGGGTGCCAAGGCCGTGAAGGGTGGCCCGGGtggccccggccctgccccatTGTCCTCCCGCTCCCGTTATAGCTCCATTCTTCCCGAGCTTCCGGAGAGCGCCCGGGGCAACGCTGGGATCCTCGAAAAGGGGGAACAAGGacatggggctgtgctgggatctgAGAAAAGGGGGAACAAGgacctggggctgtgctggtaTCTGGGAAAAGTGGGGATAAATACCTGGGTCTGTGCTGGGATCATGGGAAAGGGGCGACAGGGAGCTGGGGCCGTGCTGGGATCCTGGAAAAGGGGGGAGAAATACCTGGGTCTGTGCTGGGATCATGGGAAATGGGGGACAGAgacctggagctgggctgggatcataggaaaggggggacagagacctggggctgtgctgggacagctcCGTGCCTTGGGGCACACCAGAACCGGTGCCAGCACCCCACTGTCACCGCTGAGCTGACTGGTGCCCCCAGGCCTGGGCTGGGTGTCACAGTCCCAGAccggtttgggttggagggactTTAAAACTCATCCCATggcagccctgccatggcagggacacctcccaccaccCCCGGGAGCTCCGTGAACACTCGCAGGGATCCAAGGGCAGCCGCAGCTCTCTGGGAATTCCACCCCAGGGAGAGGAAAACCCTTTCAACAAGGACattttggggaatatttaaCTTATGTTGTCCCAAACCTTCCACCGAGCCCCCCGAAGAGCCCCCAAGGGCTGCTGCGTGCCCGAGGCCGGGTGGGTGCCACCCGGGCCAGCTGATGCcctggcagcggggcagggacCCGCCGGGGGTGctgcgggccgggggcgggccgggggtgGTCccgggggggctgcggggccggggcggggtTTTCGGGCACGGCCACGGCCCGAAGGAgcagccgcggccccgccgagcCGCCCGATGCCCCCGTTCCAGCGGTGCCACGGTGAGCGCGGGGAGGCGCCGGCTGGGTGGGCAGGGGGtgccccctccctgctgcccggGAAGGGGGGCTTTGGCTGCGGGGGGGACGGGGCATCCCCTGGGCATCCCACGGGCATCCCCCGCACATGCCCAGGCATCTCCGGCCATCCCGCGGGCATCTCCGGGCATCTCCGGGAATCACCAGGCATCCCCCGGGCAACCCCGAGCATCCCCTGGGCATCCCGCGGGCATCCCCCGCACATGCCCAGGCATCTCCGGCCATCCCCCGGGCATCTCCGGGCACCTCCGGCCATCCCCCGGGCATCTCCGGGCATCTCCGGCCATCCCCCGGGCATCTCCGGGCATCTCCGGGCATCCCGCGGGCATCTCCGGGCATCTCCGGGAATCACCAGGCATCCCCCGCACATGCCCAGGCATCTCCGGCCATCCCCCGGGCATCTCCGGGCACCTCCGGGAATCCCCCGGGCATCTCCGGGCATCCCTGGGCACCCCCGGCAGCCGGGGCGGGGTGCGCGCTccctccccgctcctccctcGGCTGCTCGGGGTCCCTGGACGCCCCGGTTGTGCCCCGGTTGTGCCCCGGTTGTGCCCCGGTTGTTCCATGCCCACAGACAATGTCCTGGTGCTGCTTTTTGCCCCCTGGGCGAGCTCCGGGGAGGGGCAGAGCCTCTCTCTGCTCTCACGTTTTTCCACCTAAACGCTGAATTTCTCTTCCCCCCAAGGGTGCTCCTGCGGCCTGGGGCTGACTTATCCCGGTAAATCCTGCACGATGCCGCCTGTcaccttccaggacctgcccctcAACATCTACATGCTCATTTTCGGCACCGCCGTCTTCATCTTCGTGCTCAGCCTCATCCTCTGCTGCTACTTCATCGGGTGAGCCGGGGGCTCGGTGTCCCTGGGCGCCCCCAGATCCTGTTTTGTCCCACCAAACAGGGACAAACCCCcggagcagggcaggaagcGCAGGAAGGGGCTCCTGTTTTCCCGGGCAAAAGGAGAGGGAGGATGTGCCTTTCCCTGCtatttttaaccccaaaaaccgaggctgcagctgctgctgctgcagggccggctcagccctgccctgccgtGTCCCCTGCATCCCTCGGGCATTTTGGGAGCGAGTTTTGGAGCCGGAGGAGAGGCCGTGCCCGGGGTTCTGTGCCAGGCTCCCTTCCCCGGCCGAGGTCCCGGCGGGCCCGGGAGCTGCGGAGCGCTGCGGACCCGGCGCTCCGTGCCCTGCCAACGCCTCGGAAGGCGCAGAAATCCCGGGCCCGCAGGAACGGAGCCAAAGGCCGGGCGGGAGGGCCACGTTCCGCTCGGTTTCGGTGCCTCCCGGGTATTTTTGGC is from Taeniopygia guttata chromosome 22, bTaeGut7.mat, whole genome shotgun sequence and encodes:
- the DUSP26 gene encoding dual specificity protein phosphatase 26 encodes the protein MAFLSRLYRPSSRSPSRAPRDERGSHPILSVFELERLLYTGKTACNHADEVWPGLYLGDQDIASNRRELVQLRITHVLNASHCRWRGGADYYEGTGIRYLGIEAHDSPSFDMSPYFYPAADFIHQALNEGRILVHCAVGVSRSATLVLAYLMIRHHMPLVEAIKTVKDHRGIIPNRGFLRQLVALDNALRLKRSS